One segment of Coffea arabica cultivar ET-39 chromosome 7c, Coffea Arabica ET-39 HiFi, whole genome shotgun sequence DNA contains the following:
- the LOC113700161 gene encoding protein COBRA-like gives MVSSCLRSLSKFTACAIVVLLSLSCFSFTTTEAYDALDPNGNITIKWDVMAWTPDGYVAVVTMFNFQQYRRIQAPGWTLGWTWAKKEVIWSMVGAQTTEQGDCSRFKGNIPHCCKKDPTVVDLLPGTPYNQQIANCCKGGVLNPWVQDPATAVSAFQVSVGSSGTTNKTVRMPKNFTLKAPGPGYTCGPAKVGKPTKFFTADGRRTTQAMMTWNVTCQNWESRSLNHQVKG, from the exons ATGGTTTCTTCCTGCCTTAGATCTCTATCCAAATTTACAGCATGTGCCATTGTGGTGCTACTTTCCCTTTCTTGCTTCAGCTTTACCACGACAG AAGCTTATGATGCACTTGATCCAAACGGGAACATCACGATCAAATGGGACGTTATGGCTTGGACGCCAGATGGCTATGTG GCTGTTGTCACAATGTTCAACTTCCAGCAATATCGGCGCATTCAGGCACCaggttggactttgggatggacATGGGCAAAGAAAGAAGTCATATGGAGTATGGTGGGAGCCCAAACTACAGAGCAAGGTGATTGTTCAAGATTCAAAGGGAACATACCACATTGCTGTAAGAAAGACCCAACGGTAGTTGACTTGCTTCCTGGAACGCCTTACAACCAACAAATAGCAAATTGCTGCAAGGGAGGTGTGCTGAACCCATGGGTTCAAGATCCAGCAACTGCTGTTAGTGCTTTCCAAGTTAGTGTTGGTTCTTCAGGAACAACCAACAAGACAGTTAGGATGCCTAAAAACTTCACTTTAAAAGCACCTGGACCTGGATATACTTGTGGACCAGCTAAAGTTGGTAAACCTACGAAATTTTTCACCGCAGATGGAAGGAGGACAACACAGGCAATGA TGACATGGAACGTTACGTGTCAGAACTGGGAAAGTAGGAGTTTGAATCATCAAGTAAAAGGCTAA